The genome window GCGGCAGCACCAGCGCCGCGTGTCCGGTCGTGGCCACCGGGTTCTCCAACAGCGCCTCGCCGTCGACGCCGACCAGCGGGTACTCCGACGTCCCGGGCAGCGCGCCGCGGTCGAAGTCCGGCGACGCCGCCACCTCCACGCCGGCCGCGCCCAGGTCTCCGGCGGGGTTCGCCACGAACGTCCGCACCTCGGCCCACCGGGGGCAGGTGTCGGCCGGGACGCCCGGTCCGCGGCTGGAACCCTGGTCGAACCGGCCGTCGCGGCCGTCGGTCAGCTTCCAGCCGAAGCAGACGCCGTGCTGCTTCTCCGCGACGGCCAGCTGCTGCGCGAGCTGCTGCGAGTCGGCCGGGGTGAACCGCCGGATCGGCGGGCCGGAGTAGCTGGTGACCTGGCTGTAGGTGGTGATGTCCTCGTCGGTGAACGCGGCGGTGTCGTCGTCCTCGGCCCACGAGCTGATCGCGCCGATCGCGACCAGCAGCGCCAGCGTCGCCAGCAGGATCCAGATCCCGGCCTTGGTCTTCTTCTTCCCGGCGCTCTGGTTCGGGCCCGCGCTCATTTGCCCGCCCCGGGGCCGCGTCCGCGGAACGACTCGCCGTGGGTGCCGATCCAGCCCCACGTCCCGCCGACGTGGCTGTGGTAGCGGTGGTAGGCGTGGTCGACGTCCATCACGTGGATCACCGAACCGCGGTCGCGCGGCTGGACGATCACCGCGTCGTCCTTGTATCGCAGGTAGATGCCGGAGGTGTCGGCGGCCTGCGCGATCGGCTTCCAGCGGCTGGTGATGTCCCGCGAGACCACGCTCGGGGTCAGCGGACTGGTGTAGGCGCGGTTGTCGTCGTCACCGCGGAGGTCGAGGTGCGCGGCGCGCTGGTAGTGGTTGGACACGTAGCCGCGCGGGCCGGTGCCCGTGGAGAAGATCATCACCAGTGCGATGACCAGTGCGAGCACCGCGCAGATC of Saccharopolyspora erythraea contains these proteins:
- a CDS encoding DUF4247 domain-containing protein; translation: MKPRLWFLLGGICAVLALVIALVMIFSTGTGPRGYVSNHYQRAAHLDLRGDDDNRAYTSPLTPSVVSRDITSRWKPIAQAADTSGIYLRYKDDAVIVQPRDRGSVIHVMDVDHAYHRYHSHVGGTWGWIGTHGESFRGRGPGAGK